From Mucilaginibacter gotjawali:
CAAAGGCTGCAGATCCCAGCGCAGTTATTACAATAAACGGCATTCCGGTAATTTCGGGTGCGGCGTCTGCAGTAATCCTGTTAAAGGCAGGCACTAATTTGATAACCATTTTGGTTACAGCACAGGATGGTGTAACCACTAATGCATATACTATCATTCTAACCAGGCTCCCTTCAAGCAATTCCCGCATGTCTGCACTACATCTAAGCGACGTAACGCTATCGCCAACTTTTATAGGGACTACTAATAGTTATACAGCAGCTGTTGCAAATACCGTAACTTCAACCACCGTAACGCCAAAAACTGCCGAACCTAATGCCACTGTAACTGTTAACGGCACAACGGTGACTTCAGGAACAGCATCGGCGCCTATTGCTTTAAGTGTTGGCAGCAACGTTATTACAATGACGGTAACCGCCCAGGACGGCATAACCCTCACCATTTATACGGTTACTATAACAAGGGCTGCAGCTCCGGTAAATAGTATTTATGACATGGCGAGCGTATCAGTCGTACCGGGCATGCCGCAAATATCCAACGATGGCATTTCAGTAAACCAGGGACTTTCGCCAAATGGCGATGGCCTCAATGATATTTTGATGATAAAAGGCATCACCAGGTATCCCGACAACAAACTGATGATTATGAATAGAAGCGGTGAACTTGTTTATGAAATTAAAGGTTACGACAACATCACCAAGGTATTTGACGGGCATTCCAGTAAAACAGGAGCCATGCAATTACCCGGCACTTATTTTTACTCGCTGGATTATTCAGCAGATGGAATAGCTAAACACAAAACAGGGTTTATCGTGCTGAAATATTAAGGAAAGCGCCAGGAAGAAAGATAGTTAGAAACCTATTCCTGGCTCTTGATTCTCGCCTAATCCCTGTCGCGACTCAGTTTGGTGATGGTTAATGGGTTTTCCATTAGTTCCAGCGTTTCGCGGCGGTGTTTAACAATATGCAGCGCGGTAAATATCGCTTCACGGAATGACACTTCGGATGCCTTGTTTTGCCCGGCAATGTCATAAGCGGTACCATGATCGGGCGAAGTGCGTACAAAATTTAACCCGGCAGTAAAATTCACTCCTGATTCAAAAGCGATCTGTTTAAAAGGGATCAGGCCCTGGTCGTGGTACATGGCCAGTACAGCATCAAACTGTAAATAACTTCCGTTGGCAAAAAACCCATCCGCTGAATAAGGGCCGAAAGCAAGGATATTTGCATTCCGGGCTTCCTCTATTGCCGGGATGATCACATTTTGTTCTTCATCGCCAATCAGTCCGTTATCACCGGCATGCGGGTTCAGCCCAAGCACGGCTATCCGCGGTTTGCGGATCCAGAAATCATTCCGCAGGCTCTGGTCCATCAGTTTCAGTTTTGCCAGTATCTTCTCACCGGTAATGCTTTCAGCAATTTTAGCCACCGGGATGTGCCCCGTTACCACCCCTACACGCAGGGTGTCACTCACTAAAAACATCAGCGACTCTTCCGCGCCGCCGCGCTCCTGCAAATATTCGGTATGGCCCGGGAATTTAAACTCCTCGCTTTGTATGGTATCTTTATTAATGGGTGCGGTAACCAGTGCATCAATGTCACCGTTCAGCAGGTCGTTTGTTGCTTTTTCAAGGGAAAGGAAGGAGTATTTACCAACAGCGGCGTTCACCACACCGGGTTCAATCTTTACATCTTCTTCCCAGCAGTTGATCATATGCGGTTTGCGGTGGTCCTTTTTTCCCGTAGCCTCAGAAGGATGGTTGATCACCGCAAAATTAAGCTCTTCGATATTTGTTGTACGGCGATAAAACGACGCTACTTTTGTATGGCCGTAAACAATTGGCGTACAATAGTCATAAATGCGGAAATCCGCCAGGGTCTTGATTATAATTTCAAGCCCTATACCATTAACATCGCCAATACTTATCCCAATTTTTATTTTCTCGCTCATAACTTTATGATTACACCGATTATAGCTGGTGATTACACCGATTACAATTGATGATTTGCTTATTTTTTGGTCATTGCGTCATTGCGTCATTAGGTCATTGTTTAGCGGGATTATTCCAACTTTACAACATTTCAACCTTACAACATTTCAACTTCCCTCTACAAATTAAAAGATTAATTCATGATTAAAGGACAAATATGTATAATTTGCCACAATATTCGATTAATAATGACATTGGTAAGAGCAAAAAAGCACCTGGGTCAGCATTTCCTTACTGATAAAAACATTGCTGCAAAAATTGTGGAAAGCCTGCGGCCGCAAAACGGCTATAAGCAAGTGCTGGAAGTTGGCCCCGGGATGGGCATCCTTTCTGATTTTTTATTGCAGAAAACAGAGTACGAAGTTTCGCTGATCGACATTGATACGGAATCGTACCAATACCTGCAAAAAAAATACCCGGCTTTAGGTAAGCGGCTCATCAACGCCGATTTCCTGGACATGGATTTTGCCGCCTTTTTTAGCGGCCCGATGGCTATTATCGGCAATTTTCCGTACAACATATCGTCCCAAATCCTTTTTAAAGTACTGGACAACCGGCAGCAGGTGGTTGAGGTAGTGGGCATGTTCCAGAAAGAAGTCGCCGAACGCTGCAGCGCCAAACCGGGCAGTAAGGAGTACGGCATCCTGAGCGTGTTTTTGCAGGCTTACTATAAGGTTGAATATCTGTTTACGGTAAAGGCCGGGGTGTTTAACCCGCCGCCAAAGGTATTATCGGCAGTGATCCGGTTAACCCGTAATGAAACCCCCCGGCTAAACTGCGACGAAAAATTATTCTGGCAGGTAGTAAAGGCCGGCTTCAACCAGCGCCGGAAAACCTTAAGAAATGCGGTATCATCCCTCATCAACAAAGAAAAAATGACCGAGGAGCCATTGCTCGACCTGCGCGCCGAAAGGTTAAGCGTTGATGATTTTGTAAAGCTAACCAATATGATCGATGCCAACAGGTGAGCCGCAGGAGAGAAGTTGGGATTAAAACACCTGGATAGCCTCCATATGTCCGCTCAGTTCCATTTTCTTTACGGAAGCAGCCATGCGCTTGATAAAAAGATAATTGGCCGTACCGCCTATTACAGCGCCAACTACGGGCACAAGCCTTTCCGCCGTGCGGGTGCCCAATAGCAACAGCAGCTTTTCGGCAATACCCTCCATCATTGTTTTGGAAATGGCTACTCCGGCCTCCACTTTTAACGAAGTGGCGACAAGTTTCATAAAATCGTCGAATTCTATTTTATAAGTACCCTTGTTATGGTACATAATGGCCATTGTTACCCTGAATTGCTGGGTGATCAGGTTGGCGAAATCAAACGGTATCCCGGCAATCAGCGTAAACATACCGCCGCTGCCTGATATTACGCCCGAACCTGCTGCCAGGCAGGCACATTGCTCAATAAATTTATCAACGCCCATTTTATCAACCCCTTTTTTGATGTTGAGCTGGTTAATGTGGTCAAATATTTGTTTAAAACCCGCTTCTGCAAGTTTTTGCGCTCTGAGTTTGATATCTGCGCCCGCTTTTTTGAATTTGATGATATTCATGATATTATACCTGCTATTAACGTGCCAAAGGGCTGAAGGTGTATAATTGTCATGTTTTATCAATAAATAAAGGCCAGTAGGCTTATTAGTCCCATCATTTTTTAATTT
This genomic window contains:
- the rsmA gene encoding 16S rRNA (adenine(1518)-N(6)/adenine(1519)-N(6))-dimethyltransferase RsmA, with translation MTLVRAKKHLGQHFLTDKNIAAKIVESLRPQNGYKQVLEVGPGMGILSDFLLQKTEYEVSLIDIDTESYQYLQKKYPALGKRLINADFLDMDFAAFFSGPMAIIGNFPYNISSQILFKVLDNRQQVVEVVGMFQKEVAERCSAKPGSKEYGILSVFLQAYYKVEYLFTVKAGVFNPPPKVLSAVIRLTRNETPRLNCDEKLFWQVVKAGFNQRRKTLRNAVSSLINKEKMTEEPLLDLRAERLSVDDFVKLTNMIDANR
- the pdxA gene encoding 4-hydroxythreonine-4-phosphate dehydrogenase PdxA, with protein sequence MSEKIKIGISIGDVNGIGLEIIIKTLADFRIYDYCTPIVYGHTKVASFYRRTTNIEELNFAVINHPSEATGKKDHRKPHMINCWEEDVKIEPGVVNAAVGKYSFLSLEKATNDLLNGDIDALVTAPINKDTIQSEEFKFPGHTEYLQERGGAEESLMFLVSDTLRVGVVTGHIPVAKIAESITGEKILAKLKLMDQSLRNDFWIRKPRIAVLGLNPHAGDNGLIGDEEQNVIIPAIEEARNANILAFGPYSADGFFANGSYLQFDAVLAMYHDQGLIPFKQIAFESGVNFTAGLNFVRTSPDHGTAYDIAGQNKASEVSFREAIFTALHIVKHRRETLELMENPLTITKLSRDRD